From Candidatus Pedobacter colombiensis, one genomic window encodes:
- a CDS encoding SusC/RagA family TonB-linked outer membrane protein, giving the protein MKQKHATLKEVFEQIKQQTGYDVVWKSEQLKNTRAITVDYIDAEVERILQDILPGQNLDYVLNGKVFVIKRLSVVPKLREGLPAFRDMGLALSTRIDVRGRVLGENNNPLVAAVVRIKGTRTTTITDNNGEFMLKGLDDKAILIISFVGYETLEIKGAESSNSIKLVWRNEKLNEVQIVSTGYQELPKERATGSFTTIDNKTINRSVSTNILDRLDGVTSGLLFTRGYSGLGSNNPKISIHGRSTLFAGAEPLIVVNGFPYDGTIDQINPADVEDINILKDAAASSIWGSRSGNGVIVITTKSGHNNQKLKIEASSTLTITDKPDLYYPAQLSAAEFIDLEQYLFSKGLFTYNFSNPYNVVSAGVEIFNQRKNNKITSADSAAKIDALKSYDIRADLNRYMYRPRVQQQYQLNLSGGTENYRYYMSGGYNKNLESSVSAHNERLTLNLNNTYGLFNNRLELSGDVNIASIKTHAKTAPYKPYTPYDRLVDENGNSLAVVRDYRMSYVDTAGNGKLLDWHFRPIDELLPNQEVIADQYRLKVGANFKIIAGLSMSTNYMSLNEYTNTETLSGVDSYAARNLINQYSSISGNTLNRVIPMGGIFGKNNNVLKSQSFRSQLNYHKIIANDHEITAILGYEGSDSRSNIAGQAYYGYDAETLTNANGTIDPLKLYKLYYGQGAGRINTAPDLSRGIDINQSYYINASYGYKGRYMVSGSARRDESNIFGVKTNQKGVPLWSTGMAWILDREKFYDLEWLPTLKLRLTYGYNGNVDKTVSAYPTAAVSSQNSSNINGDAFAKLVNPPNPSLRWERVKTWNLGFDFGFKRSIVTGNIDFYQKNAFDLIGNNLIAMQSGISQFRGNGANLQTKGIDLQLNSRNLTGVLLWASTFLFNFNTDKVTKYDVKQSSNASILVYNGQNPLVGYPYNAIFSFPSAGLDAAGAPQGYLNGVVSKDYGKINNLLDPSQLIFHGSATPKYFGSLINTFNYKNFELTFNIIYKFDYYFRRVGVFSGSNYGSAAGLNYRLTAYDQRWQKPGDELLTHIPALNYPGVTGLDQFFTYSEDLVGKGDHIRLQDLRLSYNLAKHNFNKLPFKSASVFFYGQNLGILWRQNRLHIDPDFGSNSVPQPFSGSLGINLTL; this is encoded by the coding sequence ATGAAACAAAAGCATGCTACACTCAAAGAGGTCTTTGAGCAGATCAAACAGCAAACCGGATACGATGTAGTCTGGAAGTCGGAACAGTTGAAAAACACCAGGGCCATAACTGTGGACTATATTGATGCAGAAGTTGAAAGAATTCTGCAAGATATCCTTCCAGGGCAGAATTTAGATTATGTGCTTAATGGTAAGGTGTTTGTAATTAAGAGATTAAGTGTTGTTCCTAAGCTGAGAGAAGGACTGCCTGCCTTTCGTGACATGGGGCTGGCTTTATCTACACGAATTGATGTGCGTGGTAGAGTTTTGGGAGAAAATAATAACCCATTGGTGGCTGCGGTTGTCAGAATTAAAGGTACCAGAACTACTACGATAACCGACAACAATGGGGAGTTTATGCTAAAAGGGCTGGATGACAAAGCAATTTTAATCATTTCCTTTGTGGGGTATGAAACTTTAGAAATTAAAGGGGCAGAATCGTCTAATTCCATAAAACTCGTATGGAGAAACGAAAAACTCAATGAAGTACAAATTGTAAGTACGGGTTATCAGGAGCTTCCTAAGGAGCGGGCTACGGGGAGTTTTACCACCATCGACAATAAAACGATAAACCGTAGTGTTTCGACCAATATTCTAGATCGGTTAGATGGGGTAACGAGTGGGCTTTTGTTTACGCGTGGCTATTCAGGTCTAGGCAGCAACAACCCTAAAATTTCTATACATGGTCGGAGTACCCTATTTGCAGGGGCAGAACCCTTAATTGTTGTCAACGGTTTTCCTTATGATGGTACAATTGATCAAATTAATCCAGCTGATGTAGAGGATATTAATATTTTGAAAGATGCTGCAGCCTCTTCTATTTGGGGCAGTAGATCTGGAAACGGGGTGATTGTGATTACCACAAAAAGCGGGCATAACAATCAAAAACTTAAAATTGAAGCCTCCTCCACCTTAACGATAACGGATAAGCCAGATTTGTATTACCCAGCTCAATTGTCGGCTGCTGAATTTATTGATTTGGAACAATACCTTTTTTCCAAAGGTCTTTTTACCTACAATTTTAGTAACCCATATAATGTAGTGTCGGCAGGGGTGGAGATCTTTAATCAAAGAAAAAATAATAAAATTACCAGTGCCGATTCGGCGGCTAAAATTGATGCTTTGAAAAGTTACGACATCAGAGCCGATCTAAATCGGTATATGTATAGACCCAGGGTACAGCAACAATATCAACTCAATTTAAGTGGTGGAACAGAAAATTATAGGTATTACATGTCGGGAGGATACAATAAGAATCTGGAAAGCAGTGTGTCTGCTCATAATGAGCGGCTCACCTTAAATCTGAACAATACCTATGGTTTATTTAACAATCGATTAGAATTATCAGGAGATGTGAATATTGCCTCAATTAAAACCCATGCGAAAACAGCTCCTTATAAGCCTTATACGCCTTACGATCGCCTGGTAGATGAAAATGGGAATTCATTAGCTGTAGTCAGAGATTATCGAATGTCATATGTAGATACCGCAGGCAATGGCAAATTATTAGATTGGCATTTTCGTCCTATTGATGAATTATTGCCCAACCAAGAGGTTATAGCAGATCAATATCGACTAAAAGTCGGTGCAAATTTTAAAATTATAGCGGGTTTGTCCATGAGTACCAATTATATGAGTTTGAATGAATATACCAATACTGAAACGCTTAGTGGGGTGGATAGCTACGCTGCCAGAAATTTAATTAACCAATATTCTTCAATTTCTGGAAATACACTGAACCGAGTGATCCCAATGGGAGGTATTTTTGGTAAAAACAACAATGTGCTCAAATCACAATCCTTTCGGTCACAATTAAATTATCACAAAATCATAGCAAATGATCATGAAATCACTGCTATACTCGGCTATGAAGGAAGTGACAGCCGTTCAAATATAGCTGGTCAGGCCTATTATGGTTATGATGCTGAAACATTAACCAATGCCAATGGGACTATAGATCCTTTAAAACTATATAAGCTTTATTATGGGCAAGGCGCTGGGCGTATTAATACAGCACCCGATTTGAGCAGAGGCATAGATATCAATCAATCCTACTATATCAATGCTTCTTATGGTTATAAAGGCCGGTACATGGTGTCTGGAAGCGCAAGAAGGGACGAATCTAATATCTTTGGCGTAAAAACGAATCAAAAAGGTGTCCCTTTGTGGTCAACAGGCATGGCATGGATCCTGGATAGAGAAAAATTTTATGATCTGGAATGGTTACCAACATTGAAACTTCGTTTAACTTATGGCTATAATGGTAATGTGGATAAAACGGTATCCGCTTATCCAACTGCAGCAGTTTCTTCACAAAATTCATCAAATATCAATGGTGATGCATTTGCCAAGCTCGTAAACCCACCTAACCCCTCTTTAAGATGGGAGCGCGTGAAAACCTGGAATTTAGGATTCGACTTCGGCTTTAAGCGTAGTATTGTTACTGGAAATATTGATTTTTATCAAAAAAATGCTTTCGATTTAATTGGGAATAACCTCATTGCCATGCAATCGGGCATTTCACAATTTAGAGGTAATGGCGCTAATCTACAAACAAAAGGAATTGATTTACAGTTGAATAGTCGAAATTTGACTGGGGTACTCCTTTGGGCGAGTACATTTTTATTCAACTTTAATACCGATAAGGTGACCAAATATGATGTTAAACAAAGTTCAAATGCGAGTATACTAGTCTACAACGGTCAAAATCCTTTAGTGGGCTATCCTTACAATGCAATTTTTAGCTTCCCCTCTGCCGGATTGGATGCTGCTGGCGCACCGCAGGGTTATTTGAATGGAGTGGTGAGTAAAGATTACGGTAAAATTAACAACCTGCTTGATCCCAGTCAATTGATATTTCATGGTTCAGCTACTCCAAAATATTTTGGTAGTCTAATCAATACTTTTAATTATAAAAACTTTGAATTGACCTTCAATATCATTTACAAATTTGACTATTATTTTAGAAGAGTAGGTGTTTTTTCTGGCAGTAATTATGGTTCTGCAGCAGGGTTGAACTATCGCTTAACAGCCTACGATCAGCGTTGGCAAAAACCTGGTGATGAACTTTTGACACATATTCCGGCGCTAAATTATCCTGGGGTTACTGGTCTGGATCAGTTCTTTACCTATTCAGAAGATCTTGTTGGAAAGGGGGACCACATTAGATTACAGGATCTTAGGTTGAGTTATAATTTAGCTAAGCATAATTTTAACAAATTACCATTTAAAAGCGCCAGTGTATTTTTTTATGGCCAAAACCTGGGTATTTTATGGAGACAAAATAGATTACATATAGATCCCGATTTTGGATCTAATAGTGTACCTCAGCCTTTTAGTGGTTCCCTTGGCATTAACCTTACTTTATAA
- a CDS encoding TlpA disulfide reductase family protein, producing the protein MNHYKKFLLLIAIVFMISSLKAQSYSFNIKGRVDSTIVDYFNNKSIQIKLYDPVKNLLGGEVITVLLDSKRRFNINVKSASALTYASFWIVNQGNNEIGLGNLLPLIFPARPHDAEEYYLFENGDDITMDVWPKGYLSFFGKGAEKLNCQFGIYNIEGGSKAVTSRWIKLENAKDHDKAFKLNADEVSLMTKLRLKLLESYKGEFSESIYNRIYLDAIGNAGLWGLSEKSGLVTFARDEAALTAFRNLNKMRADQEPELTVDSNFIPHSAYYPAYIFEKEWNIHRLYAKDAVTGDSFVKLYDVLQQKYQGALRDQLLMICISKLNRYFSAEIQSSLGLVMKSITDPDYKKTLMAWQKKQNEVFPFELQDTAGHIHKLSDYKGKLVIVDFWFTGCGYCEILNKTMETIIKKYENNKNIVFLTISSDSDKKRWITSISTGLYTSPGTINLYTNGLGLGHPIIKHYGFYSAPQQLIIDKDGRLITSHPLRPDISLAAMKNFTQIIDKYLNGLN; encoded by the coding sequence ATGAATCACTATAAAAAATTTTTACTGCTCATCGCAATTGTTTTCATGATCAGCTCATTGAAAGCGCAAAGTTATAGTTTTAACATTAAAGGTAGGGTCGATTCAACTATAGTTGACTATTTTAATAACAAAAGTATCCAGATAAAGCTCTACGATCCGGTGAAAAATTTGCTGGGAGGGGAAGTGATCACTGTTTTATTGGATTCAAAAAGAAGATTCAATATAAATGTGAAGTCTGCTTCAGCATTAACTTATGCTTCGTTTTGGATTGTAAATCAGGGGAATAACGAAATTGGGCTAGGTAATTTACTGCCATTGATCTTTCCAGCGAGGCCTCACGACGCAGAAGAATATTACTTGTTTGAAAATGGTGATGATATTACTATGGATGTTTGGCCGAAGGGGTATCTTAGTTTTTTTGGAAAAGGCGCAGAAAAATTAAACTGCCAATTCGGTATTTATAATATTGAAGGGGGATCAAAAGCTGTAACGAGTAGATGGATTAAACTGGAAAATGCTAAAGACCATGATAAAGCATTTAAATTAAATGCTGATGAGGTAAGTTTAATGACAAAATTACGTTTAAAGTTATTGGAAAGCTATAAGGGTGAATTTAGTGAATCGATATACAATAGAATTTACTTAGATGCGATTGGCAACGCTGGTTTATGGGGCTTAAGTGAAAAAAGTGGCTTAGTAACATTTGCTCGTGATGAAGCTGCATTGACCGCGTTTAGAAATTTAAATAAAATGCGTGCTGATCAGGAACCAGAATTGACTGTGGATTCAAATTTTATACCGCATTCTGCCTATTATCCAGCATATATCTTTGAGAAAGAATGGAACATACATCGGTTGTACGCTAAGGATGCAGTTACCGGAGATTCATTTGTAAAGCTGTATGATGTTTTACAACAAAAATATCAGGGTGCCTTAAGAGATCAATTGCTGATGATATGTATCAGTAAATTGAATCGTTATTTTTCGGCTGAAATTCAATCAAGTTTAGGATTAGTGATGAAATCCATAACTGACCCTGACTATAAAAAAACATTGATGGCCTGGCAAAAGAAACAAAATGAAGTCTTTCCATTTGAACTGCAAGATACAGCAGGTCATATTCATAAATTAAGTGATTATAAAGGTAAATTGGTCATTGTGGATTTTTGGTTCACAGGATGTGGGTATTGTGAGATCTTAAATAAGACGATGGAAACGATCATTAAAAAGTACGAAAACAATAAAAATATTGTCTTTTTAACCATCTCTTCTGACAGCGACAAAAAGAGATGGATAACAAGTATCTCAACGGGCTTATATACTTCGCCTGGTACAATTAATTTATACACGAATGGACTAGGGTTGGGACACCCAATTATAAAACATTATGGTTTTTATAGTGCTCCACAACAATTAATCATTGATAAAGATGGAAGGTTAATTACCTCACACCCCCTTCGTCCAGATATTAGTTTAGCTGCTATGAAAAATTTTACTCAAATCATTGATAAGTATCTTAACGGTTTAAATTAA
- a CDS encoding RagB/SusD family nutrient uptake outer membrane protein — MIAIYMKKMMIILGIFALLGCTKKLDLKPDSRVIVPKSANDLQLILDNTDVMNMTPNIGLVSADEYFFSSLRAWQSTYSPVTRTVSVWQKDLFAGETQVGDWTGPYSTIYYCNTVLDILATQDISNDNEKRILKGWALFARAYTYYNLVSIFSKAYDPLTASQDLGVPLKLSANIDEILQRGKLEQCYNQIILDAKAAGDLLQQDIISNKRSRPSKVAAYALLARVYLSMGKFTEAEAYADKTLSLYSTLTDYNLISKTADGALSFNSEEVIYLTCGYGDYAEISPGLSTTYGIVPELINLYNPSDLRLPIYFQKNTLGNYNIRSLYTGNSSLFSGLATDEIYLIKAECLARRGETLQSMSYLNQLGIKRWDPKATSPSKPYENLTANTPEIALDKVLIERRKALVFRGIRWTDLKRLNVEGRNITITRKLDDQIFTLEPNSPRYVLPIPDDEVALSGVAQNVR, encoded by the coding sequence ATGATAGCTATATATATGAAAAAGATGATGATTATTCTAGGAATTTTCGCATTGCTAGGCTGTACCAAAAAACTGGATCTGAAACCTGATAGTCGTGTAATCGTACCAAAATCAGCAAATGATCTCCAATTAATTTTAGATAATACAGATGTGATGAATATGACCCCTAATATAGGGCTTGTATCTGCTGATGAGTATTTTTTTTCTAGTTTACGGGCATGGCAGTCAACCTATTCTCCTGTAACCAGAACTGTATCAGTTTGGCAAAAGGACCTATTTGCTGGAGAGACTCAAGTAGGTGATTGGACAGGACCTTATAGTACAATTTACTATTGCAATACTGTGCTGGATATATTGGCTACCCAGGATATCAGCAATGATAATGAGAAGCGGATCCTTAAAGGATGGGCACTATTTGCAAGAGCGTATACTTATTATAATTTAGTTAGTATTTTTTCAAAAGCCTATGATCCATTAACCGCATCGCAAGATTTGGGCGTTCCCTTGAAATTAAGTGCTAATATTGACGAAATTCTTCAGCGAGGCAAGCTGGAACAATGCTATAACCAAATCATTTTAGATGCAAAAGCGGCTGGCGACTTGTTGCAACAGGACATCATTTCCAATAAAAGATCACGTCCCTCTAAAGTCGCAGCTTATGCTTTACTGGCAAGAGTATACTTAAGTATGGGTAAATTTACGGAGGCAGAGGCGTATGCAGACAAGACCTTGTCCTTGTATTCAACATTGACAGATTACAATCTAATTAGTAAAACTGCTGATGGGGCATTATCCTTTAATAGTGAAGAGGTAATTTATTTAACCTGTGGATATGGTGATTATGCTGAGATTTCCCCTGGTTTAAGTACAACTTATGGAATCGTTCCCGAATTGATCAATCTATATAATCCCTCGGACTTAAGACTACCCATATATTTTCAGAAAAATACTTTAGGTAATTACAATATTAGAAGTCTATACACTGGTAATAGCTCGCTTTTTTCAGGATTAGCCACAGATGAAATTTATTTAATTAAGGCCGAATGTCTGGCTAGACGCGGCGAAACGCTACAATCCATGAGTTATTTGAATCAATTGGGTATAAAACGATGGGATCCAAAGGCAACTAGTCCATCCAAACCTTATGAAAACCTGACCGCCAATACGCCTGAAATTGCGCTCGATAAAGTTTTGATTGAACGTAGGAAAGCACTTGTATTTCGCGGTATCAGATGGACGGATTTGAAAAGGTTAAATGTGGAGGGGCGGAATATTACCATAACCAGAAAATTAGACGATCAAATATTTACGTTGGAACCCAATAGTCCAAGATATGTACTGCCCATCCCAGACGATGAAGTGGCACTGAGTGGAGTAGCGCAAAACGTTAGATAA
- a CDS encoding Rpn family recombination-promoting nuclease/putative transposase, whose product MSEETGSIRIINPLNKKALPRYIDPYSDFGFKHIFGKAPNKNLLINFINQVLIGRKVIVDIQYNNIEFKGSGEDYRKTVLDLHCTGDKGEKFMVEMQKAKAINFKDRSIFYTANLIQEQGIDVAANWNYEMPEIFFIGIMNFNFDDSHPDHFIHDIRLMDNNTHQEFYSKLSYTFIEMPKFTKLETELKSKLDEWLYILNNLKKLSEIPLSLVGNTEYEKVFELAEVGNLTREEMCEYNQRLKIQRDNYSAMEYVREEGHEKGVKEGIEIGLEKGIEKGLKEVARKLKVENIPLSLISKTTGLTKEEIEIL is encoded by the coding sequence ATGAGCGAAGAAACAGGTAGTATAAGAATTATCAATCCACTAAATAAGAAAGCACTTCCACGCTATATTGACCCTTATTCTGACTTTGGATTTAAACACATTTTTGGGAAAGCACCCAACAAGAACCTGCTAATCAATTTCATCAACCAAGTGCTAATAGGGAGGAAAGTAATTGTTGATATTCAGTATAATAATATCGAGTTTAAAGGTTCCGGTGAAGATTATAGGAAGACGGTATTGGATTTACACTGTACTGGCGACAAGGGTGAAAAATTTATGGTAGAAATGCAAAAAGCAAAAGCTATAAACTTTAAAGACCGAAGTATTTTTTATACAGCAAATCTGATTCAGGAGCAGGGCATTGATGTCGCTGCAAATTGGAATTATGAGATGCCTGAAATATTCTTTATAGGGATCATGAATTTTAATTTCGACGACAGCCATCCAGATCATTTTATCCATGATATAAGGCTAATGGACAACAATACGCACCAAGAATTTTATTCAAAGTTGTCGTATACTTTTATAGAAATGCCTAAATTTACAAAACTGGAAACAGAGTTGAAAAGTAAATTGGATGAGTGGCTTTACATCTTAAATAACCTAAAAAAATTATCTGAAATACCGCTATCTTTAGTAGGCAATACAGAATACGAAAAAGTATTTGAGCTTGCTGAAGTTGGCAATTTAACGCGAGAAGAAATGTGTGAATACAATCAAAGATTAAAAATACAACGGGACAACTATAGCGCGATGGAATACGTGAGAGAAGAAGGTCATGAAAAGGGAGTTAAAGAAGGAATTGAAATAGGGTTAGAAAAAGGAATTGAAAAAGGGCTTAAAGAAGTAGCTCGCAAATTAAAAGTTGAAAACATTCCTTTAAGCCTTATCTCTAAAACTACCGGACTCACCAAAGAAGAAATCGAAATTTTGTAG
- a CDS encoding ATP-binding protein: MSEKKERLLTCPLPLGYSQQLLVTTRPFRAPHHSVSDMALVRNIPGSQWYFIVI; the protein is encoded by the coding sequence ATGTCCGAAAAGAAGGAACGGCTTTTGACCTGCCCATTGCCATTGGGGTACTCGCAGCAATTGTTGGTAACTACCAGGCCATTCAGAGCTCCACATCATAGTGTTTCTGATATGGCATTGGTGCGAAATATCCCTGGCTCACAATGGTATTTTATTGTTATCTAG
- a CDS encoding RNA polymerase sigma-70 factor yields MADYTEFTDQEIIEELKADDHAAFNEVHRRHYAMLLRYGYSLISDKEACGDMVQDVFVWFWEHRNQHQIQCIKPYLFTAVRFQAAKFIRKGKVRDAHLLSLNQIDNYSLNEESLEVKELKAVIASFIHQLPDKCAVIFRMSREEHMTNKEIAAKLGISEATVGVQIKRALDKLKNNLGKMHFWMYFFI; encoded by the coding sequence ATGGCTGACTATACTGAGTTTACTGATCAGGAAATTATAGAAGAATTGAAGGCTGATGATCATGCAGCATTTAACGAAGTGCACAGACGTCATTACGCGATGCTGTTGCGTTATGGATATAGTCTAATAAGCGATAAGGAAGCCTGTGGTGATATGGTTCAGGATGTCTTTGTTTGGTTTTGGGAACATCGGAATCAGCATCAGATTCAGTGTATTAAACCTTATTTATTTACCGCAGTGAGGTTTCAGGCTGCTAAATTCATTAGGAAGGGGAAAGTGCGTGATGCACATTTGTTGAGCTTAAACCAGATAGATAACTATAGTCTAAATGAAGAAAGTTTGGAAGTTAAGGAGCTTAAAGCTGTCATCGCTAGTTTTATTCATCAGCTTCCAGATAAATGTGCAGTGATATTTAGAATGAGCAGGGAAGAGCACATGACCAATAAGGAGATTGCTGCTAAATTGGGGATTTCTGAAGCTACCGTAGGGGTGCAAATTAAAAGAGCTTTAGATAAACTGAAAAACAATTTAGGTAAAATGCATTTTTGGATGTACTTTTTTATTTAA
- a CDS encoding TlpA disulfide reductase family protein, with the protein MKNKKFLLLIAIVFMISSLKAQSYSFNIKGKLDSTIVDYFNNKSILIKLYDPVKNLLGEEVITVLLDSKRRFNINVKSASALTYASFWLVNDGVNDLMLGALLPLTFPARPHDAEEYYLFENGDDITMDVWPKGYLLFSGKGAEKLNCQFDIYNIEGGSKAVTSRWIKLENAKDHDKAFKLNADEVSLMTKLRLKLLESYKGEFSESIYNRIYLDAIGNARLWGLTEKSNLIVYARNEAALSAFRNLNKMRADQELELTVDSNFIPYSAYYPAYIFEKEWNIQRLYAKDAATGDSFVGMYGVLQQKYQGALRDQLLMIGISKLNRYFSAEIQSSLGLVMKSITDPAYKKTLMAWQKKQNEVFPFELQDTAGNIRKLSDYKGKLVIVDFWFTGCGHCEILNKTMETIIKKYENNKNIVFLTISSDSDKKTWIKSVSTGLYTSPGTINLYTNGLGLGHPIIKHYGFYSAPQQLIIDKNGMLITSHPPRPDGGVDYMKNFTQIIDKHLNGLN; encoded by the coding sequence ATGAAAAATAAAAAATTTTTACTGCTCATCGCAATTGTTTTCATGATCAGCTCATTGAAAGCGCAAAGCTATAGTTTTAACATTAAAGGTAAGCTCGATTCCACTATAGTTGACTATTTTAATAACAAAAGTATCCTGATCAAGCTCTACGATCCGGTGAAAAATTTGCTGGGAGAGGAAGTTATCACTGTTTTATTGGATTCAAAAAGAAGATTCAATATAAATGTGAAGTCTGCTTCAGCATTAACTTATGCTTCGTTTTGGCTTGTAAATGATGGTGTTAACGATTTGATGCTAGGTGCTTTACTGCCATTGACCTTTCCAGCGAGGCCTCACGACGCAGAAGAATATTACTTGTTTGAAAATGGTGATGACATTACTATGGATGTTTGGCCGAAGGGGTATCTTCTTTTTTCTGGAAAAGGCGCAGAAAAATTAAACTGCCAATTCGATATTTATAATATTGAAGGGGGATCAAAAGCTGTAACGAGTAGATGGATTAAACTGGAAAATGCTAAAGACCATGATAAAGCATTTAAATTAAATGCTGATGAGGTAAGTTTAATGACAAAATTACGTTTAAAGTTATTGGAAAGCTATAAGGGTGAATTTAGTGAATCGATATACAATAGAATTTACTTAGATGCGATTGGCAACGCACGTTTATGGGGATTAACTGAAAAAAGTAACTTAATTGTATATGCTCGTAATGAAGCTGCATTGTCCGCGTTTAGAAATTTAAATAAAATGCGTGCTGATCAGGAACTAGAATTGACTGTTGATTCAAATTTTATACCTTATTCTGCCTATTATCCAGCATATATCTTTGAAAAAGAATGGAACATACAGCGGTTGTATGCTAAGGATGCAGCTACTGGAGATTCATTTGTAGGGATGTATGGTGTTTTACAACAAAAATATCAGGGTGCCTTAAGGGATCAATTGCTCATGATAGGTATCAGTAAATTGAATCGTTATTTTTCAGCTGAAATTCAATCGAGTTTAGGATTAGTGATGAAATCCATAACTGACCCTGCTTATAAAAAAACATTGATGGCCTGGCAAAAGAAACAAAATGAAGTCTTTCCATTTGAACTACAAGATACAGCAGGTAACATTCGTAAATTAAGTGATTATAAAGGTAAATTAGTCATTGTTGATTTTTGGTTCACCGGATGTGGGCATTGTGAGATATTAAATAAGACGATGGAAACGATCATTAAAAAGTACGAAAACAATAAAAATATTGTCTTTTTAACCATCTCTTCCGACAGCGACAAAAAGACATGGATAAAAAGTGTCTCAACGGGCTTGTATACCTCTCCAGGTACAATTAATTTATATACGAATGGACTAGGATTGGGACACCCAATTATAAAACATTATGGTTTTTATAGTGCTCCACAACAATTAATCATTGATAAAAATGGAATGTTAATTACATCACACCCCCCTCGTCCAGATGGGGGTGTAGATTATATGAAAAATTTTACTCAAATCATTGATAAGCATCTTAACGGTTTAAATTAA
- a CDS encoding DUF4974 domain-containing protein, producing MNKEELVSLAEKVNEGTATTHELALYIAGCEALHMAFQKDAEQWPELDEELSTMEAASLRRFWQSQHPTKIKIFPLWKRATTIAAAVAAIVVGVYFFKFNDTVKIKPGKNIATLTLANGKTIELSDHKTGVAIQGTHLVYNDGSSASTNEIEAIELTATTPKGGTYQFTLPDGTKVWLNAASKLIFPSQFKGGERKVQLEGEAYFAVQHNAKQPFQVYSKGQVVKDIGTEFNINAYTDEPYVRTSLIEGIASVRPISTIGRKDRRDRAEEIILKPGQQAQLKGSAIKVAKVNLNAEVAWKKGEFVFDNESLGSIMRKISRWYNVDIVYRGVDPAETFGGSISRFAEVSKVLENLELTGEIHFKISGRTIYVSQ from the coding sequence ATGAATAAGGAAGAACTAGTTTCTTTAGCGGAAAAAGTGAATGAAGGAACAGCGACAACGCATGAGCTCGCCCTTTATATAGCGGGTTGTGAAGCGCTTCACATGGCTTTTCAAAAAGATGCTGAGCAATGGCCGGAGCTAGATGAAGAGCTTTCTACAATGGAGGCAGCATCTCTTAGAAGGTTTTGGCAGAGCCAGCATCCCACAAAAATTAAAATCTTCCCACTTTGGAAAAGGGCAACCACTATTGCGGCGGCAGTAGCGGCAATAGTGGTTGGGGTTTATTTTTTTAAATTTAATGATACCGTTAAGATTAAACCAGGCAAAAACATCGCCACGTTGACCTTGGCTAATGGAAAAACCATTGAACTAAGTGATCATAAAACAGGCGTAGCCATTCAGGGTACTCATTTGGTATATAATGATGGATCTTCTGCGTCGACGAATGAAATAGAAGCCATAGAATTGACTGCTACCACACCCAAAGGTGGAACTTATCAGTTTACACTTCCCGATGGCACCAAAGTATGGCTGAATGCCGCTTCGAAACTGATTTTTCCATCGCAATTTAAAGGTGGGGAAAGAAAAGTTCAACTGGAAGGTGAAGCTTATTTTGCTGTCCAGCATAACGCCAAACAACCTTTTCAAGTTTACAGTAAAGGACAGGTAGTTAAGGATATTGGTACAGAATTTAATATAAACGCGTATACAGATGAGCCTTACGTTAGAACCAGCCTTATAGAGGGGATCGCTTCTGTAAGGCCTATTTCCACAATAGGTAGAAAAGATCGCAGAGATAGAGCAGAGGAAATAATATTAAAACCAGGGCAACAAGCACAGTTAAAGGGTAGCGCTATCAAGGTTGCTAAAGTCAATCTTAATGCTGAAGTAGCCTGGAAAAAGGGAGAATTCGTATTTGACAATGAAAGCCTCGGATCTATTATGCGTAAAATTTCCCGCTGGTACAACGTAGATATCGTTTACCGGGGTGTTGATCCGGCAGAAACATTTGGAGGATCAATCTCTCGGTTTGCAGAAGTTTCTAAAGTATTGGAGAATCTGGAGCTTACAGGAGAAATACACTTTAAGATATCAGGAAGAACTATTTATGTCTCTCAATGA